From Thermosinus carboxydivorans Nor1, the proteins below share one genomic window:
- the rpsF gene encoding 30S ribosomal protein S6, giving the protein MRKYEVIFIVKPLDEEATNAVIAKFENLIKNNGGNVEKIDRWGKRRLAYPVKDFTEGYYCVIYFDAEPKAVFELERVMKITDEILRHMVVKEDE; this is encoded by the coding sequence GTGAGAAAATACGAAGTCATATTCATTGTGAAGCCGCTCGACGAAGAGGCGACCAACGCGGTGATTGCCAAGTTTGAGAACCTCATTAAAAACAACGGCGGCAATGTGGAGAAGATCGACCGGTGGGGCAAGCGGCGCCTGGCTTATCCGGTGAAAGACTTCACCGAGGGCTACTACTGCGTCATCTATTTCGACGCCGAGCCCAAAGCCGTGTTCGAGCTTGAGCGCGTGATGAAGATTACGGACGAGATTTTGCGTCATATGGTTGTTAAAGAAGACGAATAG